The Paenibacillus uliginis N3/975 genome has a window encoding:
- a CDS encoding GNAT family N-acetyltransferase: protein MKHNIIVERFGVRLRPITMDDAEFIFKLRRSPELSRYIGEIDSRFSIHESWLEEYFHRVGDYYFCIELLSGKAVGTIAIYDIADQSGNWGRWIISPLVPAAPASVWLIFHVAFDILGLSSIYSNTVIDNASVVSFHDNCSLPRTGIERGGLTIKGVSYDMVIHTATKENWPLIQERLEKPAILAERLLMEETDG, encoded by the coding sequence GTGAAGCATAACATCATAGTAGAACGCTTCGGGGTTCGATTAAGGCCGATAACGATGGACGATGCCGAGTTTATTTTCAAACTTAGAAGATCTCCTGAATTGTCCAGGTATATCGGGGAAATCGATTCCCGTTTCTCCATCCATGAATCATGGCTGGAGGAGTACTTTCATCGAGTCGGCGATTATTACTTCTGTATCGAGCTATTATCAGGAAAAGCTGTCGGCACAATCGCGATCTATGATATCGCAGATCAAAGCGGTAATTGGGGCAGGTGGATTATCTCCCCGTTGGTTCCAGCCGCGCCAGCCAGCGTGTGGCTTATTTTTCATGTCGCATTTGATATTTTAGGTTTGTCCAGTATTTATTCCAACACGGTAATTGACAATGCAAGCGTCGTGTCTTTTCATGACAATTGTAGTTTGCCCCGTACAGGGATCGAACGCGGCGGTTTAACCATAAAAGGCGTTTCTTATGATATGGTCATCCATACGGCAACAAAGGAGAACTGGCCTTTAATTCAAGAACGATTGGAGAAACCAGCTATTTTGGCAGAACGTCTGCTTATGGAGGAGACTGATGGATAA
- a CDS encoding aminoglycoside phosphotransferase family protein, with the protein MNRTSKIDKRLIRRTWRKMKFSESFQFLSAKEVTLNHRKIKCLKDSYKSSIWKLVIDADNKSFSVILKISKQLKEARPESTVEKNIYRKAGKILQPFMPKVYMTKKNVSGRDLWVFMEHIEPLKGRVQYNPDHFDKIIPTLAKLHAATMDKRFIQQERLFAGWLPRFDSREAHEERVRLNESTLYYLGEAMKKKDLNTKIKPYYSLLRALLKKGPGYFPEVRKAGCCIIHGDLHTANIVCRNVNVNKWDIKFIDWEGAKYAPCWYDLVNLVGVFLAYRKEWKDQEEVITHRCVHLYANEMRKNGVVFNIDPMKLYEMAYLKKILEKSLYLQLNWAVTGKKEAKLLPSYLEKIKVLGKKLELY; encoded by the coding sequence GTGAATCGGACCAGCAAAATAGACAAGCGATTGATTCGAAGAACATGGCGTAAGATGAAATTTTCTGAATCATTCCAGTTTCTTTCGGCGAAGGAAGTAACACTAAATCATCGAAAAATAAAATGCTTAAAAGACTCATACAAGAGCAGTATCTGGAAATTGGTTATTGATGCTGATAACAAGAGCTTTTCTGTCATACTTAAAATTTCTAAACAACTGAAAGAAGCTCGTCCGGAAAGTACAGTTGAAAAAAATATATACCGTAAAGCTGGAAAAATCCTGCAGCCGTTCATGCCAAAAGTATATATGACCAAAAAAAATGTAAGCGGTCGCGACTTGTGGGTGTTCATGGAACATATTGAACCTCTTAAAGGGAGGGTACAGTATAACCCTGATCACTTTGACAAGATCATTCCGACATTGGCAAAGCTTCATGCGGCTACGATGGATAAACGATTTATTCAGCAGGAACGTTTATTCGCAGGTTGGCTGCCTCGATTTGATTCCAGGGAAGCACATGAGGAAAGAGTACGTCTAAATGAATCAACGCTTTATTATCTCGGCGAAGCGATGAAGAAGAAAGATCTCAATACTAAAATCAAGCCATATTACTCCCTATTGCGGGCTCTGCTGAAGAAAGGACCTGGATATTTTCCAGAGGTGAGAAAAGCAGGTTGCTGCATTATCCACGGGGATTTGCACACCGCCAATATCGTCTGTCGCAATGTAAATGTAAACAAATGGGACATTAAATTTATCGATTGGGAAGGTGCGAAATATGCCCCTTGCTGGTATGATCTCGTCAATTTGGTTGGCGTTTTTTTGGCTTATCGGAAAGAGTGGAAAGATCAAGAAGAGGTGATCACTCATCGATGTGTTCATTTGTATGCGAATGAGATGAGAAAGAATGGTGTTGTATTTAATATAGATCCCATGAAATTATATGAGATGGCCTATTTGAAAAAAATACTTGAGAAAAGCTTGTACCTTCAGTTGAACTGGGCGGTAACCGGCAAAAAAGAGGCGAAGCTGCTGCCAAGTTATTTAGAAAAAATAAAAGTGCTCGGAAAAAAATTAGAACTGTATTAA
- a CDS encoding glycosyltransferase family 2 protein, which produces MKLRSSLSAVLPEMETEKMPKSGFQAGYALGFQIGKEDSRRPFNGTSIIIPAHLPGEDVMGTIQKIEALTPHPYELIVANAGSSEITMQYLQKRTGAVRHIAARNGEGIAGVLNKAVFAAHGQILAVLIGVSPNTDNWMIDLMLELERESSVKTIYVRSGNEDVLSRMNVSCFLFRRELLSDIGWWDEGLATLKESVSEWLGRIPNQNRIMVEASGRFI; this is translated from the coding sequence ATGAAATTGCGAAGTTCTTTATCTGCTGTTCTTCCTGAAATGGAGACGGAAAAGATGCCTAAATCAGGGTTTCAGGCTGGTTATGCCTTAGGATTTCAGATCGGAAAAGAAGACAGCCGTCGTCCTTTTAATGGGACTAGTATCATTATACCGGCCCACCTTCCTGGAGAAGATGTAATGGGTACAATCCAAAAAATCGAAGCCTTAACTCCACATCCGTATGAACTGATTGTTGCAAATGCCGGATCTTCAGAGATAACCATGCAATATTTACAGAAGCGAACCGGGGCTGTAAGACATATTGCGGCTAGGAACGGTGAAGGTATTGCCGGTGTTCTAAACAAGGCAGTATTCGCTGCACATGGCCAGATATTGGCCGTTTTGATAGGTGTCTCGCCTAACACCGATAATTGGATGATTGATCTAATGCTCGAACTCGAGAGAGAGTCATCGGTGAAAACAATATATGTTCGTTCCGGGAACGAGGATGTCCTTTCTCGAATGAATGTTAGCTGTTTTCTGTTCCGAAGGGAGCTATTATCCGATATTGGTTGGTGGGATGAAGGTCTTGCAACTTTGAAAGAAAGTGTAAGTGAATGGCTAGGGCGTATCCCCAATCAGAATAGAATCATGGTGGAGGCTTCCGGTAGATTCATCTGA
- a CDS encoding glycosyltransferase family 4 protein encodes MKILLTTIYAYPPRGGLGKYMHELKLGLEQQGHTVHILARDHGEYCITKGDRQYPLKRKRAGTRKISVLPSNWIGNQALKYLGNIRDEATKFFDAVKMVDVSQYQIIHAQEIVSASILNHYKPRATPLILTVHGCVTAEYYYYGYIRPNSTGWDLVSTFETKVIQQCDATIVPSKWLLDVYKKCAIPTDNMKVITNGIDVAAFQRQMSKKTGLKSPSDKSIIICTGRLEKVKGQHVLLDALAKLKKKRSDWVCWIVGRGENEGALKKKAKRLGLGDSVKFLGMRSDIPALLKQADIFVIPSLQDNYPYSLVEAFVAGKAIIGSQAGGITEMVEHSKNGFLVPPDDSRALYRQMRKLLEKPNMQKRLSEEAKAWGMTQFSLEKMTNEVLDIYNHAPVSKAAVRSEA; translated from the coding sequence GTGAAAATACTGCTCACAACCATATATGCCTATCCCCCCAGAGGAGGACTTGGGAAGTATATGCATGAATTAAAGTTGGGGCTTGAACAGCAAGGCCACACAGTACACATCCTGGCCAGAGATCATGGTGAGTATTGTATCACTAAAGGCGACCGCCAATATCCGTTAAAAAGAAAAAGGGCGGGCACAAGAAAAATCTCAGTATTACCATCCAACTGGATTGGAAATCAGGCATTGAAATATTTAGGCAATATACGGGATGAGGCTACGAAGTTTTTTGATGCTGTCAAAATGGTAGATGTATCGCAATATCAAATCATCCATGCTCAAGAAATTGTCTCTGCCAGTATTTTGAACCATTATAAGCCCCGCGCTACCCCTTTAATTCTGACGGTGCATGGCTGTGTTACGGCCGAATACTATTACTATGGTTATATAAGACCGAACTCTACCGGCTGGGATCTCGTATCGACTTTTGAAACAAAAGTCATTCAGCAATGTGATGCAACGATCGTTCCTTCGAAATGGCTCCTGGATGTGTACAAAAAGTGTGCAATCCCTACGGATAACATGAAGGTCATTACGAATGGAATCGATGTCGCAGCTTTTCAACGTCAGATGAGTAAGAAGACTGGACTAAAAAGCCCTTCTGACAAATCTATCATTATCTGTACTGGACGACTGGAGAAAGTGAAGGGGCAGCATGTATTGCTAGATGCACTGGCAAAGTTGAAAAAGAAACGCAGCGATTGGGTTTGCTGGATTGTAGGAAGGGGAGAGAATGAAGGAGCGTTGAAGAAAAAAGCCAAACGATTGGGTTTAGGCGATTCTGTCAAATTTTTAGGAATGCGCAGTGATATTCCTGCTCTTTTGAAACAAGCCGATATCTTTGTAATCCCAAGCCTCCAGGATAACTATCCTTACTCATTAGTAGAGGCGTTCGTTGCAGGTAAAGCAATTATTGGTTCCCAGGCCGGCGGGATTACCGAAATGGTGGAACACTCCAAAAACGGATTTCTGGTTCCTCCAGATGATAGTCGTGCGCTCTATAGACAAATGAGAAAATTGTTAGAAAAGCCGAATATGCAAAAACGTTTGAGCGAGGAAGCTAAAGCATGGGGTATGACACAATTTTCGCTTGAGAAAATGACGAATGAGGTGCTTGATATTTATAATCATGCTCCGGTATCTAAAGCAGCCGTTAGGAGTGAAGCGTAA
- a CDS encoding GNAT family N-acetyltransferase, which yields MLRYLKQPLGVKRKMLDKGLSVIKLDKNNIQRYLSDLLELEHLVYLKRGHLYSTEEWGEIHFLSELPGKYDTSFGVVKEDMDKLIAFSISSEPLPGVIHVHRVAVHPKHPGENIGRKLMLQLFQEWNNMPQYNTLTGIIRTDHKLSLPFVKKLGAQVADKSYMTHHFKQLGRTDMQIFDDHFKDSYGISYALIHFDK from the coding sequence ATGCTCCGGTATCTAAAGCAGCCGTTAGGAGTGAAGCGTAAAATGTTAGATAAAGGTCTGTCCGTTATTAAGTTGGATAAGAACAATATCCAGCGCTATCTATCTGATTTGCTCGAGTTGGAGCATCTTGTTTATTTGAAGCGAGGGCACTTATATTCGACCGAAGAATGGGGAGAGATCCACTTTCTTTCAGAGCTGCCGGGAAAGTATGATACAAGTTTTGGTGTGGTGAAGGAGGATATGGATAAACTTATCGCCTTTTCAATCTCTTCCGAACCCTTGCCGGGTGTTATCCATGTCCACCGGGTTGCTGTTCATCCCAAGCATCCCGGTGAAAATATAGGCAGAAAGCTTATGTTACAGCTTTTTCAGGAATGGAACAATATGCCCCAATATAATACACTCACAGGCATCATCCGTACAGACCATAAATTATCGTTGCCTTTTGTAAAGAAGCTCGGTGCCCAGGTCGCTGATAAATCCTATATGACACATCATTTTAAGCAATTGGGAAGAACAGATATGCAAATATTCGATGATCATTTCAAGGACTCGTATGGCATAAGCTATGCGTTGATTCATTTCGATAAATAA
- a CDS encoding UDP-glucose dehydrogenase family protein yields the protein MDILVVGTGYVGTTTALVLAEMGWNVTGLDSDQIKLNLLLQGRIPFYEEGLEDLLEKHLQSDKINFTSITDQAIKHNDVIFICVGTPSRSDGNADLQYVKQVAMDIGRYMNSYKLIVIKSTVPVGTQEMVEQWIRSAQSHVSPFDVASNPEFLREGKALSDALYPDRIIIGTDSDRAAELLKELYQTMQCPVVVTAPKTAELIKYAANAFLVTKISYINELSRLCDKLGVNVKEVAHGIGLDPRIGSSFLRAGIGYGGSCFPKDVSALLRLANDQDTPLTLLKQAVSVNQTQYLHLLEKARTRIGAFNGKKISILGLAFKPDTDDIREAPAIRIIQKLLSERALISVHDPIAKLPQELIHESVTSFSSPEQALEGADAVFLCTEWKTYLSIDWVHIKQIMNQPNLFDGRNLLNAKVMEGMGYYYQGVGYP from the coding sequence GTGGATATTTTGGTGGTAGGTACAGGATATGTAGGTACAACAACTGCTCTGGTGCTGGCAGAAATGGGGTGGAACGTAACAGGACTTGATTCGGATCAGATCAAGTTAAACCTCCTTCTGCAAGGCCGTATTCCTTTTTATGAGGAAGGGCTTGAAGATCTATTGGAGAAACACTTGCAGTCCGATAAAATTAATTTTACTTCCATAACAGACCAAGCCATCAAACACAATGACGTCATTTTCATTTGCGTAGGTACCCCATCCCGGTCAGATGGCAATGCAGATTTACAATATGTGAAACAGGTAGCCATGGACATCGGGCGCTATATGAACAGCTATAAACTAATCGTGATTAAGAGTACCGTTCCCGTTGGTACACAAGAGATGGTGGAACAATGGATCCGCTCTGCGCAATCACATGTTTCTCCGTTTGATGTCGCTTCTAATCCTGAGTTTTTACGTGAAGGTAAAGCATTATCGGATGCTCTATATCCAGATCGGATCATCATCGGGACCGATAGTGATCGTGCTGCCGAGCTCCTAAAAGAGCTGTATCAAACGATGCAGTGTCCCGTTGTCGTCACAGCACCTAAAACGGCCGAGCTGATCAAATATGCCGCTAATGCCTTTTTGGTCACTAAAATTTCTTACATTAATGAATTATCCAGACTGTGCGACAAGCTCGGCGTTAATGTCAAGGAGGTGGCTCACGGCATCGGTCTTGATCCTAGAATCGGTTCCAGCTTTCTTCGAGCCGGCATCGGGTATGGGGGTTCCTGTTTCCCCAAAGACGTATCTGCTTTGCTTCGATTAGCAAATGATCAGGATACCCCGTTAACCTTGTTGAAACAAGCAGTGTCTGTTAATCAGACTCAATATCTTCATTTACTGGAAAAGGCCCGCACACGCATTGGAGCCTTTAATGGAAAAAAAATTTCGATACTGGGTCTTGCTTTTAAACCGGATACCGACGACATTCGAGAAGCCCCAGCAATTCGGATAATTCAGAAACTGCTTAGCGAGAGGGCACTTATTAGCGTCCATGATCCGATTGCAAAACTTCCTCAGGAGCTTATTCATGAATCAGTTACGTCCTTCAGTTCTCCGGAACAGGCTTTGGAAGGTGCGGATGCCGTATTTCTGTGTACAGAATGGAAAACATATCTATCTATCGATTGGGTGCATATAAAACAGATCATGAATCAACCGAATCTATTTGATGGCAGGAATCTACTGAATGCGAAGGTTATGGAAGGAATGGGTTATTATTATCAAGGGGTTGGATATCCGTAA
- a CDS encoding acyl carrier protein, with product MNNELREQIGSILSEVLNTTLSLDENPKREEIPNWDSLKHMELILRLEEQFNVRFSIREVAGITSLDDLVEIIEVKS from the coding sequence ATGAATAATGAGTTACGTGAACAAATCGGATCCATTCTGTCCGAGGTGCTGAACACGACGCTGTCATTGGATGAAAATCCGAAACGTGAGGAAATACCGAACTGGGATTCATTGAAGCATATGGAACTCATTCTCCGTCTTGAAGAGCAATTTAATGTTCGTTTCTCGATCAGGGAGGTTGCAGGAATAACGAGTTTGGATGATTTAGTTGAGATTATAGAGGTGAAATCGTGA
- a CDS encoding HAD-IIIC family phosphatase, translating to MNHVLTYLDLADSLLCSIPTRAQIAGSPKLASRQTFQIRVDRTMPFEFIANLMPPFCRLWEADVDFDYSDYDAALTGFGGDLKADVFIIWMDWRIYLKSMTAQKSVHWLQERIEKLRDVTNKPIWVNNWPESLGVKDTLFSFSASDKGWFRNLNAHISELIEQNTGCVLIDLAALVQEGSDSFYDYRNEEISNYPFSNEATIIISRHLGVHLLPATFSPRLKAIALDLDDTLYNGVLGEEGAERVSLTEGHHLLQRLLLRLKQSGILLTLCSRNEEQDVKALFGKRDDFPLKWDDFAAVCANWRTKTENLDQLAQILNIDPSAFLFVDDNPAELIKMAATRPEVHLLRAKRNGQATMNGLCHYPGLYQLHPDDAALSRTTDIQANQRRERIRQEASDYNAYLDSLEMRITVYENDPSHVKRLYELSRKTNQFNLALRRMTESEVNEVMDINHYLSVTISLSDVLSDSGIIGAFVCRIEGEQGQLIETLFSCRALGREIETVTFAWVLEQLITRGVQHLNIDTIQGPRNAPALDWLKRFVGDSPEPQSLKDLLMRVKAACRDHPAKVEVN from the coding sequence ATGAATCATGTTTTAACTTATCTTGATTTGGCAGATTCTTTATTGTGTTCCATTCCCACTCGAGCTCAGATTGCCGGAAGCCCAAAGCTTGCCTCCCGTCAAACCTTCCAAATCAGAGTGGACAGAACGATGCCCTTTGAGTTTATTGCGAACTTAATGCCTCCTTTTTGCAGGTTATGGGAAGCTGATGTCGACTTCGATTACTCTGATTACGATGCTGCTCTGACAGGATTTGGTGGAGATCTGAAAGCTGATGTCTTTATCATTTGGATGGATTGGCGAATCTATTTAAAATCGATGACAGCACAGAAATCCGTTCATTGGTTACAGGAGAGGATTGAAAAATTACGCGATGTAACGAATAAACCGATATGGGTAAATAACTGGCCTGAGTCTCTCGGAGTAAAAGATACCTTATTTAGTTTTTCTGCAAGCGATAAAGGATGGTTCCGCAATTTAAATGCGCATATATCAGAATTGATTGAACAGAATACAGGCTGCGTGTTGATTGATCTGGCTGCGCTGGTCCAAGAAGGTTCTGACTCCTTCTACGATTACCGAAATGAAGAAATAAGCAACTATCCGTTTTCTAACGAGGCAACGATTATCATATCCCGTCACTTGGGTGTTCATCTGCTTCCAGCTACATTTTCACCCCGGCTTAAAGCGATTGCCCTGGATCTTGATGATACACTTTACAACGGGGTTCTAGGAGAAGAGGGAGCTGAGAGGGTATCACTAACTGAAGGTCATCATCTTTTGCAGAGGCTGCTGCTTCGGCTTAAACAGTCGGGTATATTGCTAACGTTGTGCAGCCGTAATGAGGAACAAGACGTAAAAGCGTTGTTTGGGAAGCGGGATGATTTTCCTTTAAAATGGGATGATTTTGCGGCTGTTTGTGCCAACTGGCGGACGAAAACAGAAAATCTGGATCAGTTGGCACAAATATTGAATATCGATCCCTCCGCTTTTTTGTTTGTGGATGACAATCCAGCTGAATTGATCAAGATGGCAGCCACACGGCCTGAAGTTCATCTGCTCCGGGCAAAACGAAACGGTCAAGCGACAATGAATGGGTTGTGTCATTATCCGGGACTGTATCAACTTCATCCCGATGATGCGGCTTTATCAAGAACAACCGATATTCAAGCGAATCAAAGGCGGGAGAGAATTAGGCAGGAGGCATCTGATTATAACGCATACTTGGATAGCTTGGAGATGCGTATAACGGTTTATGAGAATGATCCTTCCCATGTTAAGCGGTTGTATGAATTAAGCCGTAAAACGAATCAGTTTAACTTGGCATTAAGGCGGATGACCGAAAGCGAAGTTAATGAAGTCATGGATATCAACCATTATTTAAGTGTTACGATTTCTCTCTCTGATGTTTTGTCCGACAGTGGTATAATCGGTGCTTTTGTATGTCGGATAGAAGGAGAGCAAGGACAATTGATCGAAACGCTCTTTAGCTGCAGAGCGCTTGGCCGGGAGATAGAAACGGTGACATTCGCTTGGGTTTTGGAACAATTAATAACTCGTGGAGTTCAGCATTTGAACATCGATACCATCCAAGGACCGCGGAATGCTCCTGCGCTCGACTGGTTGAAGCGCTTTGTAGGGGACTCTCCTGAACCACAATCCCTTAAAGATCTGTTGATGCGTGTGAAAGCTGCATGCAGGGATCATCCTGCCAAGGTGGAGGTGAACTAA
- a CDS encoding phosphotransferase, which produces MANVHDSGGYEQGKSDGFNKGKQDGYIKGLEDAKVLLDNPPLNDISLKWRELHCAEQFTSHFGSSVVLNDRKMECLKETFKSAIWKLEVSAANKQAYPIILKIFKPPIIDEKLTELNMYRKVSSILPDLMPTIYLILEGMNGDDVWVFMEYVPQVKGQVIFTPDHFDLIIPSLAKLHALTYNDNFYNKWNVYEDWLPRYESDALSAERMKHQEKTLEYLDKAMDHPEFKERLSSSYNDLKRILKKGPIYFPELIQAGKSVTHNDLQTPNMGCHNVAEQNWNIKFIDWEGARFTPCWFDMFNLIGVFFAYRKDWRADEELVIERCASLYAAEMLKYGIAFDVNPIHLYKMAYLQRVLERSLYNQLQWGIDGVKTAYLLDVYLEKIKVWGKELGLY; this is translated from the coding sequence ATGGCGAATGTACATGATTCAGGTGGATACGAGCAGGGCAAAAGTGATGGGTTTAATAAGGGTAAACAAGACGGATATATAAAAGGGCTTGAGGATGCTAAAGTATTGTTGGATAACCCGCCTCTTAACGATATAAGTCTGAAATGGAGAGAGCTTCATTGCGCCGAACAGTTTACGTCCCATTTTGGCTCATCTGTCGTATTAAATGACCGGAAAATGGAATGTTTGAAAGAAACATTTAAAAGTGCGATCTGGAAGCTGGAGGTATCAGCAGCGAACAAACAAGCGTATCCTATTATTTTAAAAATTTTTAAACCACCTATCATTGATGAAAAGCTTACTGAACTAAACATGTATCGTAAGGTCAGCTCGATATTACCGGATTTAATGCCTACGATATATTTGATTTTAGAGGGAATGAACGGTGATGATGTGTGGGTATTTATGGAATATGTCCCTCAAGTAAAAGGTCAAGTTATTTTTACGCCAGATCATTTTGATCTGATTATCCCTTCCTTAGCCAAGCTTCATGCTCTAACCTACAATGATAATTTTTACAACAAGTGGAATGTATATGAGGATTGGCTTCCTCGATATGAATCGGACGCTTTATCTGCAGAACGTATGAAGCACCAAGAGAAGACTTTGGAATATTTGGATAAAGCAATGGACCATCCTGAATTTAAGGAGAGACTAAGTTCAAGTTATAACGATTTGAAGCGCATTTTGAAAAAAGGGCCGATTTATTTCCCTGAGCTTATCCAAGCAGGTAAAAGTGTTACCCACAATGATCTGCAGACCCCAAATATGGGTTGCCACAATGTGGCTGAACAGAACTGGAATATTAAGTTTATCGATTGGGAAGGCGCACGTTTTACACCTTGCTGGTTCGACATGTTCAATTTGATCGGTGTATTTTTTGCGTACCGGAAAGATTGGAGAGCCGACGAAGAATTGGTGATCGAGCGATGTGCATCTCTATATGCCGCAGAAATGCTCAAGTACGGCATCGCCTTCGATGTTAATCCAATTCATTTGTATAAAATGGCTTATTTACAACGTGTGCTGGAACGAAGTTTGTATAATCAGCTTCAATGGGGAATCGATGGCGTGAAGACTGCCTATTTGCTGGATGTTTACTTAGAGAAAATCAAAGTCTGGGGTAAGGAATTGGGTCTGTATTAA
- a CDS encoding WbqC family protein, whose protein sequence is MLKIICIYQPNVFPPLHYFNRIMNSDVWVILDDVQLNRKVGQTRVPLKVNGREHIFVVPVLGGNRVKINDASIAYHQDWISKFQSTLSHAYGKSPYFKTIWSAAVEYIEHHQQMNSSFRLFCEQFTIHMLRQLGWQGEVVSSISLAENMKASERIAEMVYQLKGTHYVGGGKGFEQYVDLGHFRSRNLSIIVQNWKCPEYPQSNGTFVPNLSILDLMANVSLDECRELLLSGGLNGWKEYR, encoded by the coding sequence ATGCTAAAGATAATATGCATTTATCAGCCGAATGTTTTCCCCCCTCTTCATTACTTCAATCGCATTATGAATAGCGATGTTTGGGTTATTCTTGATGATGTTCAGCTAAATAGGAAGGTGGGTCAAACTCGGGTTCCTCTGAAAGTGAACGGCCGTGAGCATATTTTTGTTGTACCGGTTCTTGGTGGTAACCGTGTAAAAATTAATGACGCATCCATTGCGTACCATCAAGACTGGATATCTAAATTTCAATCAACACTCAGCCATGCTTATGGCAAAAGCCCTTACTTTAAGACGATTTGGTCTGCTGCCGTCGAATATATAGAGCATCATCAACAGATGAATTCCAGCTTTAGGCTATTTTGCGAACAGTTTACGATTCACATGCTGCGTCAGTTAGGTTGGCAAGGCGAAGTGGTCAGCTCAATCAGCTTGGCAGAGAACATGAAAGCGTCTGAGCGAATTGCAGAAATGGTTTATCAACTGAAAGGCACCCATTATGTTGGTGGCGGTAAAGGATTCGAACAATATGTGGACTTGGGACATTTCCGTAGTCGAAACCTGAGCATTATCGTCCAAAACTGGAAGTGTCCTGAATATCCGCAAAGCAACGGGACGTTTGTCCCGAACCTGTCCATCTTGGATCTTATGGCTAATGTGAGCTTGGATGAATGTAGAGAACTGCTTCTTTCAGGAGGATTGAACGGATGGAAAGAGTACAGATAA
- a CDS encoding PIG-L deacetylase family protein, with protein MLESGKERILVFVPHADDEVLGCGGLIEKACRYNNTVKVVLASVGNSFFWHREQPVSVNTRKKEFYKALKYLGCTNWDIMFDDKESILDTLPKKEIITKIDRYLLEFKPTMVFIPYPSFNQDHQVLYEACMAGLRPVPDRNYKVIAMYEYPLIVWQHPKLTDVGELYLDISETVDKKVGALRKHKSQLREPRHLISPESVKEWAAKRGMEVGFAYAEKYYLLRATFI; from the coding sequence ATGCTTGAATCAGGAAAAGAGAGGATTCTCGTATTTGTGCCTCATGCTGACGATGAGGTACTAGGATGCGGTGGATTGATAGAAAAAGCTTGCAGATACAATAACACAGTTAAGGTCGTTCTGGCTTCTGTCGGAAATTCATTTTTTTGGCACAGGGAGCAACCTGTGAGTGTAAACACACGTAAGAAGGAGTTTTATAAGGCGTTAAAATATCTTGGCTGTACCAACTGGGATATTATGTTTGACGACAAGGAAAGTATATTGGATACCCTCCCGAAAAAAGAAATCATAACGAAAATTGATCGGTATTTATTGGAGTTTAAACCGACGATGGTATTTATTCCTTATCCTAGTTTCAATCAAGATCATCAGGTTTTATATGAAGCTTGTATGGCAGGGCTGCGTCCTGTTCCAGACAGAAACTATAAAGTCATCGCTATGTATGAGTATCCTCTTATTGTGTGGCAGCATCCTAAGTTGACAGACGTTGGAGAATTGTATCTGGATATCAGCGAAACGGTAGACAAAAAAGTGGGGGCGTTGCGAAAACATAAATCGCAGCTGCGCGAGCCAAGGCATTTAATCTCACCGGAATCGGTCAAGGAGTGGGCGGCTAAACGTGGAATGGAAGTTGGCTTTGCGTATGCGGAAAAATATTATCTTCTAAGAGCTACATTCATATAA
- a CDS encoding nucleoside-diphosphate sugar epimerase, producing the protein MENKINDMVEHLSHSQQQMARIFEAQRHAAVRMAQIIHSLPNHQLQPPNIHSLPNRQLQSSDETKSSEGQVEQVNGSIAAYLNAMADMQQMVADTLEVAMKELRANEQAEE; encoded by the coding sequence TTGGAGAATAAAATTAATGATATGGTGGAGCATCTTTCGCATTCCCAGCAGCAGATGGCGCGAATCTTTGAAGCCCAGCGGCATGCAGCAGTTCGCATGGCCCAGATTATACATTCGTTACCCAATCATCAACTTCAGCCCCCTAATATACACTCGTTACCTAATCGTCAACTTCAATCCTCTGATGAAACGAAATCAAGTGAAGGTCAGGTGGAGCAAGTAAACGGTAGTATTGCAGCTTATTTGAACGCGATGGCCGATATGCAGCAAATGGTGGCAGACACTTTGGAAGTCGCGATGAAAGAGTTAAGGGCAAATGAACAGGCAGAAGAATAG